One Thermus sp. CCB_US3_UF1 DNA window includes the following coding sequences:
- the fabF gene encoding beta-ketoacyl-ACP synthase II, producing the protein MRRVVVTGLGPLTPIGVGAEAYHKAQLEGRSGVGPITRFDASVLPVRIAAEVRVNPEDYLDKKELRRLDRFVQYALIAAELALQDAGLEPEKLPPERVGTLVGTGIGGMETWEAQSKVFLERGPNRISPFFIPMMIANMASAHIAMRYGFRGPSSTVVTACATGSDAIGSALRMIQLGEADIVLAGGAEAAITPMAIGAFAVMRALSTRNEEPEKASRPFTRSRDGFVMGEGAGVLVLEEYEHARRRGARIYAEVIGFGRSADAHHITEPHPEGQGAALAMRRALEDAGVSPEQVGYINAHGTSTPVGDRAEVLAIKAVFGEHAKKLMVSSTKSMTGHLLGAAGGIEAIATVQALFHGVIPPTINMEDPDPELDLDFVPEPREARVDYALSNSFAFGGQNAVLLFRRV; encoded by the coding sequence ATGCGACGCGTGGTGGTCACCGGCCTAGGCCCCCTAACCCCCATCGGCGTGGGGGCCGAGGCCTACCACAAGGCCCAGCTGGAAGGCAGGAGCGGGGTGGGCCCCATCACCCGCTTTGACGCCTCGGTCCTCCCGGTGCGCATCGCCGCCGAGGTGCGGGTGAACCCTGAGGACTACCTGGACAAGAAGGAGCTAAGGCGCCTGGACCGCTTTGTCCAGTACGCCCTCATCGCCGCGGAGCTGGCCCTCCAAGACGCGGGGCTGGAACCGGAGAAACTCCCCCCCGAGCGGGTGGGTACCCTGGTGGGCACCGGGATCGGGGGGATGGAGACCTGGGAGGCCCAGAGCAAGGTCTTCCTGGAACGGGGTCCCAACCGCATCAGCCCCTTCTTCATCCCCATGATGATCGCCAACATGGCCTCGGCCCACATCGCCATGCGCTACGGCTTCAGGGGGCCTTCCTCCACCGTGGTCACCGCCTGCGCCACGGGCTCGGACGCCATCGGCAGCGCCCTACGCATGATCCAACTGGGGGAGGCGGACATCGTCCTGGCCGGGGGGGCGGAAGCGGCCATCACCCCCATGGCCATAGGGGCCTTCGCCGTGATGCGGGCCCTTTCCACCCGCAACGAGGAGCCGGAGAAGGCCAGCCGCCCCTTCACCCGCTCCCGGGATGGGTTCGTGATGGGGGAAGGGGCCGGGGTCTTGGTCCTGGAGGAGTACGAGCACGCCAGGCGCCGGGGGGCCCGGATCTACGCCGAGGTCATCGGCTTTGGCCGTAGCGCCGACGCCCACCACATCACCGAGCCCCACCCCGAGGGCCAAGGGGCCGCCTTGGCCATGCGGCGCGCCCTCGAGGACGCCGGGGTGAGCCCGGAGCAGGTGGGCTACATCAACGCCCACGGCACCTCCACCCCCGTGGGGGACCGGGCGGAGGTCCTGGCCATCAAGGCGGTTTTCGGGGAGCACGCCAAAAAGCTTATGGTTTCCAGCACCAAGAGCATGACCGGCCACCTCCTGGGGGCAGCGGGGGGGATTGAGGCCATCGCCACGGTCCAGGCCCTCTTCCACGGGGTCATCCCCCCCACCATCAACATGGAGGACCCCGACCCCGAGCTGGACCTGGACTTCGTGCCCGAGCCCCGGGAGGCCCGGGTGGACTACGCCCTTTCCAACTCCTTCGCCTTTGGCGGGCAGAACGCCGTGCTGCTTTTCCGCAGGGTCTAG
- the fabG gene encoding 3-oxoacyl-[acyl-carrier-protein] reductase: MRKALITGASRGIGRAIALRLAREGYALVIHYGQNREKAEEVAEEARRLGSPLVGVLGANLLEAEAAMALVHGAAEILGGLDTLVNNAGITRDTLLVRMKDEDWEAVLEANLSAAFRTTREAVKLMMKARFGRIVHITSVVGILGNPGQANYVAAKAGLIGFTRAVAKEYAARGITVNAVAPGFIQTEMTAKLPKEVQEAYLKGIPAGRFGRPEEVAEAVAFLVSEAAGYITGQTLCVDGGLTPH, encoded by the coding sequence ATGCGTAAGGCGCTCATCACCGGAGCCAGCCGGGGCATCGGGCGGGCCATCGCCCTGAGGCTTGCCCGGGAGGGCTACGCCCTGGTGATCCACTACGGACAGAACCGGGAAAAGGCCGAGGAGGTGGCGGAGGAAGCCCGGCGCCTGGGGAGCCCCCTGGTGGGGGTTCTGGGGGCCAACCTCCTGGAGGCCGAGGCCGCGATGGCCCTGGTGCACGGGGCGGCGGAGATCCTGGGGGGGCTGGACACCCTGGTGAACAACGCCGGCATCACCCGGGACACCCTCCTGGTGCGCATGAAGGACGAGGACTGGGAAGCGGTCCTCGAGGCCAACCTTTCCGCGGCCTTCCGCACCACCCGGGAGGCGGTCAAGCTCATGATGAAGGCCCGCTTTGGCCGCATCGTCCACATCACCAGCGTGGTGGGGATCCTGGGCAACCCGGGGCAGGCCAACTACGTGGCCGCCAAGGCCGGGCTCATCGGCTTCACCCGGGCCGTGGCCAAGGAGTACGCCGCCCGGGGCATCACGGTGAACGCCGTGGCCCCAGGCTTCATCCAGACGGAGATGACGGCCAAGCTCCCTAAGGAGGTGCAGGAGGCCTACCTCAAGGGGATCCCCGCGGGGCGCTTCGGCAGGCCGGAGGAGGTGGCGGAGGCCGTGGCCTTCCTGGTTTCCGAGGCCGCGGGGTATATCACCGGGCAGACCCTGTGCGTGGACGGGGGGCTTACGCCCCACTAG
- a CDS encoding RluA family pseudouridine synthase has product MVRFRAEGVRLDQAVAEACGVSRARAQDWIQGGRVRVGEKVVAKPAYRLKGEEVLVDPPEEAALVVPEDLPLPVLYEDEDLLVLNKPPGLLTHPAPGVYTGTVVNALLGRYFPPVEAERPELVRPGIVHRLDKDTSGVLVVAKHPGALEALARAFRDRLVMKRYLALTEGYPKEGTLVAPIGRHPVERHKMHVGGVAPRYAETHFQVLATAGPYALVEARPHTGRTHQIRVHLKHLKAPILGDEVYGRKSPHIGRQALHAYELRIPHPRTGRLLEFLAPVPADMVRAWEALGGSWPEGIGREATEPQGVP; this is encoded by the coding sequence GTGGTGCGCTTCCGTGCCGAGGGCGTCCGGCTGGACCAGGCGGTGGCCGAGGCCTGCGGCGTGAGCCGGGCCCGGGCCCAGGACTGGATCCAGGGGGGCCGGGTGCGGGTGGGGGAGAAGGTGGTGGCCAAGCCCGCGTACCGCCTCAAAGGGGAGGAGGTCCTGGTGGACCCCCCGGAGGAGGCGGCCCTGGTGGTGCCCGAAGACCTTCCCCTTCCCGTCCTGTACGAGGACGAAGACCTCCTGGTCCTGAACAAGCCCCCGGGCCTCCTCACCCACCCGGCCCCCGGCGTCTACACGGGCACGGTGGTGAACGCCCTCCTGGGCCGTTACTTTCCCCCCGTGGAGGCGGAGCGCCCCGAGCTGGTCCGCCCGGGGATCGTCCACCGCCTGGACAAGGACACCAGCGGCGTCCTGGTGGTGGCCAAGCACCCGGGGGCCCTCGAGGCCCTGGCCCGTGCCTTCCGCGACCGCCTGGTGATGAAGCGCTACCTGGCCCTCACCGAGGGGTACCCCAAGGAAGGCACCCTGGTGGCCCCCATCGGGCGGCATCCCGTGGAACGGCACAAGATGCACGTGGGCGGGGTGGCCCCCCGGTACGCGGAAACCCATTTCCAGGTCCTGGCCACCGCGGGCCCCTACGCCCTGGTGGAGGCCAGGCCCCATACGGGCCGCACCCACCAGATCCGCGTCCACCTCAAGCACCTGAAGGCCCCCATCCTGGGGGACGAGGTCTATGGCCGCAAGAGCCCCCATATCGGGCGGCAGGCCCTGCACGCTTACGAGCTGCGCATCCCCCACCCCCGCACGGGCCGCCTCCTGGAGTTTCTGGCCCCGGTGCCCGCCGACATGGTGCGGGCTTGGGAGGCCTTGGGGGGAAGCTGGCCGGAGGGGATTGGGCGGGAGGCAACAGAGCCCCAAGGGGTTCCCTAG
- the fabD gene encoding ACP S-malonyltransferase, giving the protein MYAALFPGQGSQRVGMGQDLYRAFPAAREVLDRAEAALPGLLKLLWEGPEEALTLTENQQPALLAVGYAAYRAFLEQGGKEPLLAAGHSLGEWTAHVAAGTLELEDALRLVRLRGRYMQEAVPPGQGAMAAILKLPLEAIREALSDLEGVEIANLNAPEQTVISGRKEAVEKAAEKLRGLRARVVFLPVSAPFHSSLMAPARERLAAELARVPLRRPRFPVYANATAEPQEDPERIRALLLEQITAPVRWVEILKDMERRGLRRFLEFGSGEVLKGLLARTLPGAEAHSVTDRESLNRALEVADA; this is encoded by the coding sequence ATGTACGCCGCCCTTTTCCCCGGCCAGGGCTCCCAGCGGGTAGGGATGGGCCAGGACCTCTACCGGGCCTTCCCCGCGGCCCGGGAGGTCCTGGACCGGGCCGAAGCCGCCCTTCCCGGCCTTCTGAAGCTCCTTTGGGAGGGCCCTGAGGAGGCCCTCACCCTCACGGAAAACCAGCAGCCCGCCCTCCTGGCGGTGGGGTACGCCGCCTACCGGGCCTTCCTGGAACAGGGGGGTAAGGAACCCCTCCTGGCCGCCGGCCACTCCCTGGGGGAGTGGACGGCCCACGTGGCCGCGGGCACCCTGGAGCTAGAGGACGCCCTCCGCCTGGTGCGCCTTAGGGGGCGGTACATGCAGGAGGCGGTTCCCCCCGGGCAAGGGGCCATGGCCGCCATCCTGAAACTCCCCCTGGAGGCCATACGGGAGGCCCTTTCGGACCTCGAGGGGGTGGAGATCGCCAACCTCAACGCCCCCGAGCAGACGGTGATCTCCGGGCGGAAGGAGGCGGTGGAAAAGGCGGCGGAAAAGCTAAGGGGGCTTAGAGCCCGGGTGGTCTTCCTGCCCGTCTCCGCCCCCTTCCACTCCTCCCTCATGGCCCCAGCGCGGGAACGGCTGGCGGCGGAGTTGGCCCGGGTCCCCCTGAGGCGCCCCCGCTTCCCCGTCTACGCCAACGCCACCGCCGAGCCCCAGGAGGACCCCGAGCGGATCCGGGCCCTCCTTTTGGAGCAGATCACCGCCCCCGTGCGCTGGGTGGAGATCCTGAAGGACATGGAAAGGCGGGGCCTCAGGCGCTTCCTGGAGTTTGGCAGCGGGGAGGTGCTTAAAGGCCTCTTGGCCCGCACCCTTCCCGGGGCCGAGGCCCACAGCGTAACGGATCGGGAAAGCCTAAACAGGGCCTTGGAGGTGGCGGATGCGTAA
- the rocF gene encoding arginase, giving the protein MPPMDRVAVIGVPMDLGSGRRGVDMGPSALRYARLLEELEALGYGVEDLGDVRVPLAETLRARKGPYLEEIRQAALELQERLRALPRGVFPIVLGGDHSLSMGSVSGVARGRLGVVWVDAHADFNTPETSPSGNIHGMPLAVLSGLGHPRLVEAFRSVDPKDVALIGVRSIDPGERRLLGEAGVLVYTMHEVDRLGIARIAEEVLERLSGLPLHVSLDADVLDPTLAPGVGTPVPGGLTYREAHLLMEILAQSGRVQSLDLVEVNPILDERNRTAEMMVGLALSLLGKRIL; this is encoded by the coding sequence ATGCCCCCCATGGACCGGGTAGCGGTGATCGGCGTGCCCATGGACCTGGGGTCTGGGCGGCGCGGGGTGGACATGGGGCCCTCGGCCTTGCGCTACGCCCGGCTTCTGGAGGAGCTGGAGGCCCTGGGGTATGGGGTGGAGGACCTGGGGGATGTGCGCGTCCCCCTGGCGGAAACCCTAAGGGCCCGCAAGGGGCCCTACCTGGAGGAGATCCGCCAGGCGGCCTTAGAGCTCCAGGAGCGGCTTAGGGCCCTTCCCCGAGGGGTCTTCCCCATCGTCTTAGGGGGAGACCATTCCCTCAGCATGGGCTCGGTCTCCGGGGTGGCCCGGGGGCGGCTGGGGGTGGTCTGGGTGGATGCCCACGCCGACTTCAACACCCCGGAAACCAGCCCCTCCGGCAACATCCACGGCATGCCCCTGGCGGTGCTTTCCGGCCTGGGCCACCCGAGGCTGGTGGAGGCCTTCCGGTCGGTGGACCCCAAGGACGTGGCCCTCATCGGGGTGCGGAGCATAGATCCCGGGGAAAGGCGGCTTCTAGGGGAGGCCGGGGTTTTGGTCTACACCATGCACGAGGTGGACCGCCTGGGGATAGCCCGGATCGCCGAGGAGGTGCTGGAAAGGCTTTCTGGCCTGCCCCTGCACGTTTCCCTGGATGCCGATGTCCTGGACCCCACCCTGGCCCCGGGGGTGGGGACCCCGGTGCCGGGGGGGCTTACCTACCGGGAGGCCCATCTCCTCATGGAGATCCTGGCCCAGTCGGGACGGGTGCAAAGCCTGGACCTGGTGGAGGTGAACCCCATCCTGGACGAGAGGAACCGCACGGCGGAGATGATGGTGGGCCTGGCCTTAAGCCTCCTGGGGAAGCGGATCCTGTAG
- a CDS encoding DUF177 domain-containing protein, with product MEHHEVASINLARLLKEGGTARATGVVREAFQVGEERFPLEGEARWQVAVSSVGGEEYWLSGEVEGWALMECRRCLKPTPTHVHAHFQHLLRYQQGLGEVVFHEEAEEEYYAFGEPDLDLLPFLTEAFVSEMPYTVLCQEGCQGLCPVCGADRNLEDCGHQVEVHHPLLGLKDLLSEL from the coding sequence ATGGAACACCACGAGGTGGCCAGCATCAATCTAGCCCGCCTCTTGAAGGAAGGGGGAACGGCCCGGGCCACGGGGGTGGTGCGGGAGGCCTTCCAGGTAGGGGAGGAACGCTTCCCCCTGGAGGGGGAGGCCAGGTGGCAGGTGGCCGTGTCCTCGGTGGGGGGGGAGGAGTACTGGCTCTCCGGGGAGGTGGAGGGGTGGGCCCTCATGGAGTGCCGCCGCTGCCTGAAACCCACCCCCACCCACGTGCACGCCCACTTCCAGCACCTGCTCCGCTACCAGCAGGGCCTAGGGGAGGTGGTCTTCCACGAGGAGGCGGAAGAGGAGTACTACGCCTTCGGGGAGCCGGATCTGGACCTCCTCCCTTTCCTCACCGAGGCCTTCGTTTCCGAGATGCCCTACACCGTCTTGTGCCAGGAAGGGTGCCAGGGGCTTTGCCCGGTGTGCGGGGCGGACCGCAACCTGGAGGACTGCGGCCACCAGGTGGAGGTCCACCATCCCTTGCTGGGCCTTAAGGACCTCCTTTCCGAACTTTAG
- the rpmF gene encoding 50S ribosomal protein L32 yields MAKHPVPKKKTSKARRDARRSHHALTPPTLVPCPECKAMRPPHTVCPECGYYDGRKVLEV; encoded by the coding sequence ATGGCCAAGCACCCGGTACCCAAGAAGAAGACCTCTAAGGCGCGGCGCGACGCCCGCAGGAGCCACCACGCCCTAACCCCCCCGACCCTGGTCCCCTGCCCCGAGTGCAAGGCGATGCGCCCTCCCCACACCGTCTGCCCCGAGTGCGGCTACTACGACGGGCGCAAGGTCCTGGAAGTCTAG
- a CDS encoding deoxyguanosinetriphosphate triphosphohydrolase yields the protein MLFPRERLLEWEAERLAPYAQRSAHTRGREYPEPESPYRTPYQKDRDRILHTTAFRRLEYKTQVFPNWAGDYYRTRLTHTLEVAQVSRSIARALGLNEDLTEAIALSHDLGHPPFGHAGERVLHELMREHGGFEHNAQALRLLTRLEVRYPGFPGLNLTYEVREGVATHEAAYALGSKGDYPGQGTLEAQVVDLSDAIAYAAHDLDDGLRSGLLRPEELLEVPLLQALAQEEGLDLARLSELARRILVREVLGYLITHAILATHERVERAGVKSADGVREHPERLAALTPEAERAHGELKAFLRERLYRHPEVLRERRKAEAVLEGLFQAYTRYPETLPKEVQARIPEEGLERAVCDYLAGMTDRFALEAYRKLFP from the coding sequence ATGCTCTTCCCCCGGGAAAGGCTTTTGGAGTGGGAGGCGGAAAGGCTTGCCCCCTACGCGCAGCGCTCCGCCCACACCCGGGGGCGGGAATACCCCGAGCCCGAGTCCCCCTACCGCACCCCCTACCAGAAGGACCGGGACCGGATCCTGCACACCACCGCCTTCCGGCGCCTGGAGTACAAGACCCAGGTCTTCCCCAACTGGGCGGGGGACTACTACCGCACCCGCCTCACCCACACCCTGGAGGTGGCCCAGGTTTCCCGGTCCATCGCCCGGGCCCTGGGCCTCAACGAGGACCTCACCGAGGCCATCGCCCTCTCCCACGACCTGGGCCACCCCCCCTTCGGCCACGCCGGGGAGCGGGTCCTGCACGAGCTCATGCGGGAGCATGGGGGGTTTGAGCACAACGCCCAGGCCCTGCGCCTCCTCACCCGTCTCGAGGTGCGCTACCCCGGCTTCCCCGGCCTGAACCTCACCTACGAGGTGCGGGAAGGGGTGGCCACCCATGAGGCCGCTTACGCCCTGGGCTCCAAGGGGGACTACCCCGGGCAGGGCACCCTCGAGGCCCAGGTGGTGGACCTCTCCGACGCCATCGCCTACGCCGCCCACGACCTGGACGACGGCCTGCGCAGCGGCCTCCTGCGGCCAGAAGAGCTTCTGGAGGTCCCCCTCCTGCAGGCCCTGGCCCAGGAGGAGGGCCTGGACCTGGCCCGGCTTTCCGAGCTCGCCCGCCGGATCCTGGTGCGGGAGGTTCTGGGCTACCTCATCACCCACGCCATCCTGGCCACCCACGAGCGGGTGGAACGGGCCGGGGTGAAGAGCGCCGATGGGGTGCGAGAGCACCCCGAGCGCCTGGCCGCCCTCACCCCCGAGGCGGAGAGGGCCCACGGGGAGCTCAAGGCCTTCTTGAGGGAGAGGCTTTACCGCCACCCGGAGGTCCTGCGGGAGCGCCGCAAGGCCGAAGCCGTGCTGGAAGGGCTTTTCCAGGCCTACACCCGCTACCCGGAAACCCTGCCCAAGGAGGTCCAGGCCCGGATCCCCGAGGAGGGCTTGGAGCGGGCGGTCTGCGACTACCTGGCGGGCATGACGGACCGCTTCGCCCTGGAGGCCTACCGCAAGCTTTTTCCCTAA
- the lysN gene encoding 2-aminoadipate transaminase, which produces MKTLDWSTLFGQRAGRIQASTIRELLKLTARPGVISFAGGLPAPELFPKEEAAEKAAAILREKGEVALQYGPTEGYLPLRAWVAEWLGVSPEEVLITTGSQQALDLLGKVFLDEGSPVLLEAPSYMGAIQAFRAYGPRFLTVPAGEEGPDLTLLEAVLKGERPRFLYLIPSFQNPSGGLMPLAARQRLLELAMAQGLVVVEDDAYRELYFGQARLPSLFELSREAGYPGVVYLSSFSKVLAPGLRVAFVVAHPEVILKLTQAKQGVDLHTPVLNQILVHELVREGFPERLERIRAVYRAKAEAMLEALGREMPEEVRYTRPKGGMFVWMELPKGLSAERLFQKAIEENVAFVPGGPFFAAGGGENTLRLSYATMDRARMEEGVRRLGKALKGLLAMV; this is translated from the coding sequence GTGAAAACCCTGGACTGGAGTACCCTTTTTGGCCAGCGGGCGGGCCGGATCCAAGCCTCCACCATCCGGGAACTCCTCAAGCTCACCGCCCGCCCCGGGGTCATCAGCTTCGCCGGGGGGCTTCCCGCCCCCGAGCTCTTCCCCAAGGAGGAGGCCGCGGAGAAGGCGGCGGCCATCCTGCGGGAAAAGGGGGAGGTAGCCCTGCAGTACGGGCCCACGGAGGGCTACCTCCCCTTGCGGGCCTGGGTGGCGGAGTGGCTTGGGGTGAGCCCGGAGGAGGTCCTCATCACCACGGGAAGCCAGCAGGCCCTGGACCTGTTGGGCAAGGTCTTCCTGGACGAGGGTAGCCCGGTGCTCCTCGAGGCGCCCAGCTACATGGGGGCCATCCAGGCCTTCCGGGCCTATGGCCCCCGCTTCCTCACCGTGCCCGCGGGGGAGGAGGGGCCGGACCTCACCCTGCTGGAGGCCGTCCTCAAGGGGGAAAGGCCCCGCTTCCTCTACCTCATCCCCTCCTTCCAGAACCCTTCGGGGGGGCTCATGCCCTTGGCCGCTCGGCAAAGGCTTCTGGAGCTGGCCATGGCCCAGGGCCTGGTGGTGGTGGAGGACGACGCCTACCGCGAGCTCTACTTCGGCCAGGCCCGCCTGCCCAGCCTCTTTGAGCTCTCGCGGGAAGCAGGCTACCCGGGGGTGGTCTACCTCAGCAGCTTCTCCAAGGTCCTGGCCCCCGGGCTCCGGGTGGCCTTCGTGGTCGCCCACCCGGAGGTCATCCTCAAGCTCACCCAGGCCAAGCAGGGGGTGGACCTGCACACCCCGGTCCTCAACCAGATCCTGGTGCACGAGCTGGTGAGGGAGGGCTTCCCAGAGCGCCTGGAAAGGATCCGCGCCGTCTACCGGGCCAAGGCCGAGGCCATGCTGGAGGCCCTAGGGCGGGAGATGCCCGAGGAGGTGCGTTACACCCGGCCCAAGGGAGGGATGTTCGTCTGGATGGAGCTTCCTAAAGGCCTCTCCGCCGAGAGGCTTTTCCAAAAGGCCATAGAGGAGAACGTGGCCTTCGTGCCCGGGGGGCCCTTCTTCGCCGCCGGGGGCGGGGAGAACACCTTGCGGCTTTCCTACGCCACCATGGACCGGGCGCGCATGGAAGAGGGGGTGCGCCGGCTGGGGAAGGCCCTCAAAGGGCTTTTGGCGATGGTCTAG
- a CDS encoding response regulator transcription factor, with translation MPTILVVDDEPAFREMVSRLLEQEGYRILQAENGEEALGLLGRADLVVLDINMPKLNGLELLEIIREYDRELPVLMLTAYDKEEDRVTGLTLGADDYMGKPLRAREFLARVKALLRRSKRFEVLRVGSLELDPFTEEARLEGRLLDLSSTEFRLLLALARHPGATLPRAHLFAQVWGLEEEVDERVVDTTVARLRKKLGDNPKNPRYIATVFGRGYRLLVDQGASP, from the coding sequence ATGCCCACGATCCTGGTGGTGGACGATGAGCCGGCTTTCCGCGAGATGGTGAGCCGCCTCCTGGAACAGGAAGGGTACAGGATCCTCCAGGCGGAAAACGGGGAGGAGGCTTTGGGGCTTTTGGGCCGGGCAGACCTGGTGGTCTTGGACATCAACATGCCCAAGCTGAACGGTTTGGAGCTTCTGGAGATCATCCGCGAGTACGATCGGGAACTGCCCGTGCTCATGCTCACCGCTTACGACAAGGAAGAGGACCGGGTGACGGGCCTCACCCTGGGTGCCGACGATTACATGGGCAAGCCTCTGCGGGCCCGGGAGTTCTTGGCCCGGGTGAAGGCCCTTTTGCGGCGCTCGAAGCGCTTTGAGGTCCTGCGGGTAGGATCGTTGGAGCTAGATCCCTTCACGGAGGAAGCCCGCCTGGAAGGCAGGCTTTTGGACCTTTCCTCCACCGAGTTCCGCCTTCTTTTGGCTTTGGCCCGTCACCCTGGGGCTACCCTTCCCCGCGCCCACCTCTTCGCCCAGGTCTGGGGTTTGGAGGAGGAAGTAGACGAGAGGGTAGTAGACACCACCGTGGCGCGCCTGCGGAAAAAACTTGGAGATAACCCTAAAAATCCCCGTTACATCGCCACGGTCTTTGGCCGGGGTTACCGCCTTCTGGTGGACCAGGGGGCATCGCCTTGA
- a CDS encoding beta-ketoacyl-ACP synthase III yields the protein MSGILALGAYAPSRVMKNEEFEAYLDTSDEWIVTRTGIRERRIAAEDEYTSDLAFRAVEDLLARHPGALEGVDGVIVATNTPDALFPDTAALVQARFGLSAFAYDLLAGCPGWLYGLAQAHALVEAGLARKVLVVGAEALSKILDWNDRATAVLFGDGGGAAVVGKVREGFGFRSFVLGADGTGGKELYHACVAPRLPDGTSMRNRLYMNGREVFKFAVRVMNTATLEAIEKAGLTPEAIKAFIPHQANLRIIDAARERLGLPWERVVVNVDRYGNTSTASIPLALKEAVDGGRIREGDHVLLVSFGAGLTWAAAVLTWGGA from the coding sequence ATGAGCGGCATCCTGGCCCTGGGGGCTTACGCACCCTCGAGGGTCATGAAAAACGAGGAGTTCGAGGCCTACCTGGACACCTCGGACGAATGGATCGTGACCCGCACCGGGATCCGGGAAAGACGCATCGCCGCGGAGGACGAGTACACCTCGGACCTGGCCTTTAGGGCCGTGGAAGACCTCCTCGCCCGCCACCCGGGGGCTTTGGAGGGGGTGGACGGGGTGATCGTGGCCACCAACACCCCGGACGCCCTCTTCCCCGACACCGCCGCCTTGGTCCAGGCCCGCTTCGGCCTTTCCGCCTTTGCCTACGACCTCCTGGCGGGCTGCCCTGGCTGGCTCTACGGCCTGGCCCAGGCCCACGCCCTGGTGGAGGCGGGCCTGGCCCGGAAGGTCCTGGTGGTGGGGGCCGAGGCCCTTTCCAAGATCCTGGACTGGAATGACCGGGCCACGGCCGTCCTCTTTGGGGACGGCGGGGGGGCAGCGGTGGTGGGGAAGGTGCGGGAGGGCTTCGGCTTCCGCTCCTTCGTCCTGGGGGCGGACGGCACCGGGGGCAAGGAGCTCTACCACGCCTGCGTGGCCCCCCGCCTTCCCGACGGCACCTCCATGCGCAACCGCCTCTACATGAACGGACGGGAGGTCTTCAAGTTTGCCGTGCGGGTGATGAACACCGCCACCCTCGAGGCCATAGAGAAGGCCGGCCTCACCCCCGAGGCCATCAAGGCCTTCATCCCCCACCAGGCCAACCTGCGCATCATTGACGCCGCCCGGGAGCGGCTGGGCCTACCCTGGGAACGGGTGGTGGTGAACGTGGACCGCTACGGCAACACCTCCACCGCCTCCATCCCCCTGGCCCTCAAGGAGGCGGTGGACGGGGGGCGCATCCGGGAGGGGGACCACGTCCTCCTGGTCTCCTTCGGGGCCGGCCTCACCTGGGCCGCGGCGGTCCTCACCTGGGGAGGGGCCTGA
- the acpP gene encoding acyl carrier protein, translated as MTEQEIFEKVKAVIADKLSVEPEKITLEARFVEDLGADSLDTVELIMGLEDEFGLEISDEEAEKIRTVKDAVAYIQAKLG; from the coding sequence ATGACGGAGCAGGAGATCTTTGAAAAGGTCAAGGCCGTTATCGCAGACAAGCTCTCCGTGGAGCCGGAGAAGATCACCCTTGAGGCCCGCTTCGTGGAGGACCTGGGGGCGGACTCCCTGGACACGGTGGAGCTCATCATGGGCCTCGAGGACGAGTTCGGGCTGGAGATCTCCGACGAGGAAGCGGAGAAGATCCGCACCGTCAAGGACGCGGTGGCCTACATCCAGGCCAAGCTGGGCTAG